The Bacillota bacterium genome segment TTTCGCTTGACGGATAGAAAGACCGATTTTGCCCTTGCTGTCGATATTGATGATCTTAACGACTACCTTCTCTTTTAACTTAAGGTGCTCGTTAATGTCCTTGACATAGGCGTCGGCCACTTCAGAAATATGGACAAGGCCAGTCTCTCCCGTCTCCAGTTCAACAAAAGCACCAAAACTCGTAATACCGGTTACGATGCCACTCAATATGGTGCCTACT includes the following:
- a CDS encoding S1 RNA-binding domain-containing protein — encoded protein: MALEVGTILSGIVTGITSFGAFVELETGETGLVHISEVADAYVKDINEHLKLKEKVVVKIINIDSKGKIGLSIRQAKRRPSISFEERMNRFLKDSEERLTDLRKHTDAKRGGRGTSYKKSSGK